A region from the Pogoniulus pusillus isolate bPogPus1 chromosome 43, bPogPus1.pri, whole genome shotgun sequence genome encodes:
- the LOC135192688 gene encoding immunoglobulin kappa light chain-like isoform X2, whose protein sequence is MSFRLLGVLLLLLPGGVPEEPRSIQQSPGEVWARPGQEVKLSCRGAGYEPWASWYKEQPDGALRRLLLRSAPSPPGQRSSARMEKLGSFSLTLSPVRREDSGVYYCSFFSAVRARFGAGTRLIVTDATQPKLSILVPADSEEPGQPPAHVPLLCHLRDVPPGWHTVQWQPSGAVTAVTAVTVDNQSVPSAWSITWLPAERWDGTAACTATENGTGRSLRAAAGSAAVRLCSVPTLPNPERRPKTT, encoded by the exons atgtccttcaggctgctgggggtcctcctgctcctcctgccag GAGGTGTCCCGGAGGAGCCGAGGAGCATCCAGCAAAGCCCGGGCGAGGTCTGGGCGCGTCCCGGGCAGGAGGTGAAGCTGAGCTGCCGCGGAGCTGGCTACGAGCCCTGGGCGAGCTGGTACAAGGAGCAGCCGGACGGAGCCTTGCGCAGGCTTCTCCTGCgctctgctccctcccctcccGGGCAAAGATCCTCAGCGAGGATGGAGAAGTTGGGCAGCTTCTCCCTCACCCTCAGCCCCGTGCGGAGGGAGGACTCCGGCGTTTATTACTGCAGCTTCTTCTCCGCCGTCCGCGCCCGCTTCGGGGCCGGGACCAGGCTGATCGTCACCG ATGCCACTCAGCCTAAGCTCTCCATCCTGGTGCCCGCAGACTCGGAGGAGCCTGGGCAGCCCCCGGCCCAcgtccccctgctctgccacctccGCGATGTCCCTCCGGGCTGGCACACGGTGCAGTGGCAGCCCAGCGGGGCGGTGACAGCGGTGACAGCGGTGACTGTGGATAATCAGAGTGTCCCCAGCGCCTGGAGCATCACCTGGCTCCCGGCCGAGCGCTGGGATGGGACTGCAGCCTGCACGGCCACGGAGAACGGCACAGGCAGGAGCCTCCGCGCTGCCGCCG GGTCTGCAGCAGTGAGGCTCTGCAGTGTCCCAACTCTGCCAAACCCAGAAAGGAGGCCAAAAACCAcctaa
- the LOC135192688 gene encoding immunoglobulin kappa light chain-like isoform X1 — MSFRLLGVLLLLLPGGVPEEPRSIQQSPGEVWARPGQEVKLSCRGAGYEPWASWYKEQPDGALRRLLLRSAPSPPGQRSSARMEKLGSFSLTLSPVRREDSGVYYCSFFSAVRARFGAGTRLIVTDATQPKLSILVPADSEEPGQPPAHVPLLCHLRDVPPGWHTVQWQPSGAVTAVTAVTVDNQSVPSAWSITWLPAERWDGTAACTATENGTGRSLRAAAGECPSWPLALGLSCVSLLLLLQVSILLCRLCPAGGHPPNPCHHCSPQPTNP, encoded by the exons atgtccttcaggctgctgggggtcctcctgctcctcctgccag GAGGTGTCCCGGAGGAGCCGAGGAGCATCCAGCAAAGCCCGGGCGAGGTCTGGGCGCGTCCCGGGCAGGAGGTGAAGCTGAGCTGCCGCGGAGCTGGCTACGAGCCCTGGGCGAGCTGGTACAAGGAGCAGCCGGACGGAGCCTTGCGCAGGCTTCTCCTGCgctctgctccctcccctcccGGGCAAAGATCCTCAGCGAGGATGGAGAAGTTGGGCAGCTTCTCCCTCACCCTCAGCCCCGTGCGGAGGGAGGACTCCGGCGTTTATTACTGCAGCTTCTTCTCCGCCGTCCGCGCCCGCTTCGGGGCCGGGACCAGGCTGATCGTCACCG ATGCCACTCAGCCTAAGCTCTCCATCCTGGTGCCCGCAGACTCGGAGGAGCCTGGGCAGCCCCCGGCCCAcgtccccctgctctgccacctccGCGATGTCCCTCCGGGCTGGCACACGGTGCAGTGGCAGCCCAGCGGGGCGGTGACAGCGGTGACAGCGGTGACTGTGGATAATCAGAGTGTCCCCAGCGCCTGGAGCATCACCTGGCTCCCGGCCGAGCGCTGGGATGGGACTGCAGCCTGCACGGCCACGGAGAACGGCACAGGCAGGAGCCTCCGCGCTGCCGCCG GGGAGTGCCCTTCCTGGCCGCTGGCACTGGGACTGTCCTGcgtctccctcctcctcctgctccaggtctccatCCTGCTCTGCCGACTCTGCCCAGCTGGGGGTCACCCCCCCAACCCTTGCCATCACTGCAGCCCTCAACCCACCAACCCATGA